GAAACAAAAGGAAATCAACCGCTACAGGAGCTAAAAGGAGGAAGTACAAAGAAGGTCAAAATGCACCTACTGAACTAGAGAATACAACTGATAGACGAAGAAACTACACAATCAAGACAGAGTGTCCAGCTCAGATGGTTGTTACCTAGAGCTTCAAAACTAGTGAGTGGGTAGTTACAAAGCTGATCCTCGAACATAACCATGAACTCCATCCACCAGAAGAAGTGAGGTTCCTAGGATCGCACTCATACATGACAAGACAGGAAAAAGATTTGGTCAGAACATGCAAAAGAGTCAATATACCAACTAGAAAAATCATGGCAATACTTGCATTCTTGCGAGGTGGAGGGCTTGAATCATTGCCTTACACATCGAAGCAAATTAGCAACATGGGAACAAAATGAGAAAAGAATATGAACCGAATGATATGATGCAAGTTGTTTCGTTCTTTgagcagaaaaaaaatcaaaggaCCCCTTATTCTTCTACCCATTCAAGAGAGACCTCAAAAATAATGTCATGCACATATTCTGGGCAGATGGGACATGCAGAAAGAACTATGATCTATAtggagatgtgcttagctttgaCACATCCTACAAAACATACAAATATGACCTCAGATTTGCACCGATTGTAGGAATTAATGGACATGGAGATAATTGCTTGTTTGCATGCGGATTTATTCAGGATGAAAAGAGGGAAACATTTGAATGGTTGTTCAACACTTTCCTAAAGTGCATGGGTGGTAAAGCTCCAAAATCAGTTATAACAGATCAAGATGTTGCCATGAAAACAGCAGTTCTAAAATACTTCCCAAATTGCAATCATAGGAACTGCTTGTTCCACATCTTGACAAAAGCACAGAACAAAGCAAGGAGGACTTTTGCAAGGAATGAACATTTGTCTGCACAATTCCAAGACATCATAACAAAGCAAGGAGGACTTTTGCAAGGAATGAACATTTGTTGCACAATTCTAAGACATAGTCCTAAATTCAAAAACCATAGAGGAATTTGAGCAACTGTGGGCACAAATGTTTGAACATCACAAAGTGCAACACATAAAGTAGTTTGGAATAATTTGGAAGAACAGAAGAAGATTTGTGCCTGTCTACTTCAAAAACCATTTCTACCCATTTATCCAAACAACAACACGAAGTGAAGGAACAAATGCTGTTTTCAAGGCTAATGTGGGTTCTAGCTACTCTGTCATAGCTTTCATGACAGAATTTGACAAAATATCACAGAGCCGTGAAGAGAAAAGTAAAGAAAATGATGCGCTGACAAGACGTACAACACCGACAATGTGGAGTGATTGTGCATTGGAAAAGCAAGCAGTAAAATTGTATAACAGAGGCATTTTCTACAAATTCTAGCAGCACCTTATGAATGCAACTAAATTTCACATGGTTGAAGTGGAAAAGAACAAATAGTATGAGGTTTACAAATCTCCAACTCAAGCCTTCTATGAGTACAACCCTAGAACATACATAGTCATGGTTGACAGAGACACAGAGACATTCACTCGCATATGTGCTTAGTTCGAAAAAGATTGGATACTTTGTTCCCATGCACTGAAAGTCATATAATGGCTCAACTTTGATGAATTACCAGATAAGTATTTCATCGGCAGATGGAGACCTAAACAAAAGAGAGCAATACAAATTACTGAGCAAGATGGAAATCTAGATGGACTAGATGATCATATGTCATTCTTTTCAATGTCAAGACGACTAATTGAGTTAGCAGCTGAGGCATCAAAAAAATTCTGAAAGAATGAAAGGCAATGAATGATCACTTGACAGTGCTCGAGAAGATAATACTGGATATTCCAGTCAAAGAAGATTCTGaacattcaaatatttctcattcaGAGTTGACAAGTACACACACAAATGAAGGGTAAACCAACTTGGGTGGAAGTTCTCTTAGAAATCTGAATGATCCAGCCTACACTAAACCAAAAGGGAGAATGAAGACAACAGTAAGGCAGAATGGCATTGTTGAACAAATAAATTAGCAAGCAGAAGATCACATGCTCAGGGTGTCATAAACAAGGACACAATATAATTGGTTGTAAAAATACAAGAGGAGCCAGTGGCGAGGCCTAAGAAGAAGGCTAGAAAGAATCCTGAGCCGCTTCAAAAATCTAAAAAAGAGGTGAAGGAAAAGAAAAGCAGttttggatttaaaataaattaCTTAATTATTGTGATCAGATTACTCATATAAAAAAGTGAAAAACATGCATGTGAGAAGAACACAAAAAAGGTGAGCTAAGAAGATAAGAGGTACCTACAACTGAAGAAGACCAGATGAGAAAAACAAAGATTTCTTAGTGATGAGACCCGAGAGAGAGCATACAAGGAAAATATTTCTTGTACTAAGACTGAATAAAGTTAGATAAATTTGCATTCAGGAATTAATGCATTGTAAGAATTTGAGGTTGTGTAATTTTAAATGTTCTTGAGACAATATTAAGTTTGCTATACTTCGTTTCATTTACATTGTTAACACAGTCACTGAtttcaaagtaaaaaaacaaagcaTGCAGAAAAAAAGAACTCATAAATTGCATGACGCTAGCACTAATCTTGCGCATTTATtagttgagcaagaaaatagcttacatTAGGGCAACAGGTAAGAAGCATGATTTCCACCATCGCAAAAAACTCACctggaaaacaaaaaagaaaatataAATTATTGCGACAAACAGAAAGAAAAATGAGCAGCTTCTTAAACATGCATAGGTTCACAAAAATGGCTTACCTTTAAAAGTGAAAAAATTGGTGAACAACTTTACACAAATAACACTATTATGTTATTCTCGTCTAGTCAAACAATGAAGAAAATAAATGAACGACATTGGAAAAAAAGGACAAAGTCCTTGAAATAGAAAACTGATCTTAAAGATACCATAGATGACAAGAGCTACAGACATATCAAGTGCATAGATAACACACTGATAATAACATAAAGAAGCCACAGTGAGAATACTTTTCAAATCCACAAACAGACTGATCAACTACATAGAAGACAAAAGCAAATTTAACCTAGCAACCTAACACGAGCATGTTTCACCTATATTTAGCCTAGCAAAAGCTAATTTAGCTTAACAAGTTATAGCACCATCATAGCTTCAAGCTCCAACACTTGCACCAGCACCGCCTGCACCAGTGCCACCAAGTCCTCCCACAGAAAAACCACCACCAGAGCATTCATCTTCAGTACCACCATCACGACGAGCACCCTATTCGTCTTCATCAACAGCAACATCACCAGGAGCACTAGCAATTATTGTTCGTGATTGGAAATAACCATCCCAGTCAGGTACATAAGGCTCTAACTTAGAAACCCTAGAAACAGTCATTAGTGCTTCAGGACCAACACTGTAGTCGTAGCCAGCAACTAGGAGCACATCAAATGCATCATCAAATGCAACTAGAACAGTGTCCTTCACATAGTGATCTGCCACCCTGAATCTTCTATGTTCAGCCAAATCAAAAAGACCAGCACCAACACAAAAACCAGCAGAATGAGTGGTGCTGACTATAGTGCAGCACACGACTCTGTCAGTGTCTCCAAAAGGTACATTCAGCTGTGTTCTTGTAACAGCTGAGATCTTCATAGTTTTGCGACTGAAATCCTTTGAATGAgacaaataaaataaaagaaaaaatgaatCAAAAAATGCCCAATAAGAAAAATAAGAGATAAAAGAAAATATTAATGGATAGCATATACTTATATTTTGGACATGACTACCTCATGTAAAAGTTTCTGAAAAAATGACAAAATTTAGAGAAGCTAGACCATTCATAGAGTTGCACAACAAGTATGCATGAATTGCACATGACATAAGAGATCAAGAAACAATAAAATATAAAAACCAAACAAATAATTGTTGACTTAAGAATCGATCACACTTACTAGTACCATCAAAACGTAAATTATATGTTCTGCTTTAAATGTAAGCCCTAAACTAACCTAAAATTGCACAACCCAAAAAGAAATAAGTACCACGACCTCTTTTGTAAGAAAAAATTAggctgatttttcatatataaataagTCTGAAAAAGGATTTATTCAAACTTAAACCCAACACTAAGAATACATTATACAAAAAAAATTGCAGAAGAGAAAGAAATAACTTGCACGACATATCTACAAGTAAGTACAAAAAAAAAGAGCATAGGGGAAAATAATTTCACCTTGATTATGAGCCTAAAAAAATTCAACTACACAAGTGGGCAACATGAACATCATACAGAAATGAACAAATGGAACAAGTAGTATGTAAAAATTCACAACAAAAAGGAACAACTTGCACATCATATCTACAAGCAAGTACAAATTATGAGAATAGGGTAAACATAAGTTCACTTTGATTATCAACCTAAAAAATTGACTACACAAGTGGGCCACATGTAGTATGTACAAGTTGCACATGAGAAACGAATAACTTGCACATCATATATACAAGCAAGCACAGAAATATCAGCCTATGGTAAAAAATAAACACTAAGCTGATTAATATAATTTGGTACCATATCGAAAACATACTAAGAATTGCACAACACACCAGAAAAAAGTTGCATGACATGTCAAtgggcaaaaaacaaaaacaaaagcatGAGCCTAATTAGAAAAAACTATCACAACTAATTGAACGAAAATAAAAGCCAAACCTAATCTAAGTAAATTTGCACTGCAACAAAGAAGAAATTGTGCATCGCGGAAATGAGCAAGTACATGTTACTAAAAGATCCTAAGTAAAAATCATTTCACTCTGATTATATACATGAAGCTAATAAGCCCAAAAGAGATGGAGCACCATAATCATTGAACATtctaagaagaaggaaaaaaatgtAAGGAACACCTACAAGAAAGTTTAGAAAAAAATGGGAGAAGTTGAGAAAATACCTTACTAGGCTTTGCCATCTTTGCAACAGGAGGAGCTGCAACTATAGCCTTACGCTTGAGATCTTTGGATGCATCTCGCACTACCTGTAGAAAAAGTGAAAACGAAATACCAAAATTAAAATGAAATCAAATCTGAAGAAGCAGATGCTATCATCGAAAAATAAAAACTGACAAGAAAAAAGATGGGGATGGACTGAAGAAGCAGATGATACCTTCATTTTTGAAGAAGCAGATGCATCCTCGTCATGATCAGGCTTGAACTCCCTGGATCCATCACCACCCATATCCTCtctggaacaaaaccaaagcagccAGAAATCAGTTCATGAAAACACTGAGAACAAAGAAACATTTCAACCAAGAAAAGAAGCAAGTACATACCACTGCTTCAGTGCTTCAGGGAACNNNNNNNNNNNNNNNNNNNNNNNNNNNNNNNNNNNNNNNNNNNNNNNNNNNNNNNNNNNNNNNNNNNNNNNNNNNNNNNNNNNNNNNNNNNNNNNNNNNNNNNNNNNNNNNNNNNNNNNNNNNNNNNNNNNNNNNNNNNNNNNNNNNNNNNNNNNNNNNNNNNNNNNNNNNNNNNNNNNNNNNNNNNNNNNNNNNNNNNNNNNNNNNNNNNNNNNNNNNNNNNNNNNNNNNNNNNNNNNNNNNNNNNNNNNNNNNNNNNNNNNNNNNNNNNNNNNNNNNNNNNNNNNNNNNNNNNNNNNNNNNNNNNNNNNNNNNNNNNNNNNNNNNNNNNNNNNNNNNNNNNNNNNNNNNNNNNNNNNNNNNNNNNNNNNNNNNNNNNNNNNNNNNNNNNNNNNNNNNNNNNNNNNNNNNNNNNNNNNNNNNNNNNNNNNNNNNNNNNNNNNNNNNNNNNNNNNNNNNNNNNNNNNCAGCAACTAGCACAGACAAATAGGGCGAGATCACAAAGAGAAAAGAGGGTACATAAATAGGGCGGGGAAGTAGTGGGCGGGTGGGGAGGTCAGGAAGTTGGCGGCATGGTACAAGTGGAGTGGGCTGAGTGTCTCCCATGGTTGCTAGGTGTAACCGTCTAAAAGAACGTGGGCATGGAGTACTGTTACATGCAGTACGTGGCAAAGACTAAACACCAGTCAAATCACTCAAAAaatcagaaaaaatagaaaaagaactaAAGAAATGAGAGAATAAAAATTGTTCAGGAAAGAAAATAATTTGAAACCCACACGAAAAAATGTACCAAAAATTGGAGATTTAAAAAAATGAGGAGCTAAAATTTGGAAACAAAATTTTAACTTTGCACAAAATTTGATCACACATACATACTTAGAAAATGTTGatgtaaaaaaaatgaaaaaatgtacCAAAAATCAGAAATAAAAAAATGGAGTTTTAAAAAAAATGTGGAGCTAAAATTTGGAAACAAATTTTCAAGTTTGCACAAAATTTGATCACACATACATACTTAGAAAATGTTGATGTAAAACaattaaacaaaaaaaatgagagattcGTTTGTAAAATAAAAAACTAAGTAAAAAAGCAAAATAGTAAAGATCAAACAAAATGAAAATAGTAATGCTTTCAATTGGAAGAACAAAAATTTAGGATCACTTAGAAAATACTACTGCTTCATCTATAGAAAAGATGAACCAAATAGTAAAGGATCCAGAAAATTTTAAAAATAGAATTTTAGAAAAATACTTATGCAAGTGTAAGGAGAAACTTTGACAGCATACATATACTGAAAACTTATGCAATCTTAGAAACAATTCAAAtcacaaatatataaaaaataaagagAAACAACTTACACATATATAAAATATACAACCATAGTATTAAAATGAATAACTGTGTCCATGTACTAAATAAAACTTTTACAGACTGTCAATACATGCAGAATTACAAAATTATTTCTCACGTattgaatcatcaaaatcacaaaACCGTGTTGCATGTCATTTTTATAAAAAGAGAGTATTTCAGAAGGCTCCACAACTTTTTCTAGTTCTACAAGATTGCAACTTCTTCAAAAGGAGCTTTGACTCTATGCACTTCGACAATCAACAAGTGATGGTTGAAACTTTGTAGATGATCTTGAAAAGGCTTCCTCATCAGGGCTTCCTCACCACCTACATTAATAAAAAAGAAAACAACAACTGAGCACATGTCACTATAAAATTCGAAAATCAGTAATATGTGTTTGTGGATATCATAAAAAAAATCATGAGAACAAAACAATTCATATTAAAGGAATCATATAAAAAATCCACAAAGGAACTTATCAGAAACAGATAATAGAAAAGACAAAGAAACTAACTGATGGTACTTACACACTAACTAGTAATCACGAATGCAATTCTTTGCATCGTTAAGAATATTGTGGTAACTAAAAAGCATCTCATTTGCGAGCGTGATTTGAAGATTAGGAATATTAGCTTCAGAAATAAAATCATGCATCTTAACCCTAGGCTTCCAGTGTTTTAAGTACATTGATACATGAATACCATAGTCATACTTGGAAACACAACAGAAAAGCAAAAGTAAGTAGAAAAATACAAATTTCAATCAGAAAAAAATTAAAAACCTTGCAATACATGATTAAAGAAGTAGCACATAGCTTACACATGCAAACTTCATTAAAAAATCATAAGTATACAAAAAAAATTGCATAAAAAATTATATTCAAAATATCTAAACCTATGAATACTATGATATAAAAATGGACCATTAATCTTCAAAAAGTTACAAAACAGTTGAATACTCATCAAAACCGATGAATATAGATAGACTAGGAGAACCAAATATAAAAGTGGTGGGCAGGGGAGTACTTATTAGATTGCTTGGCAACTTTTGCAAAGTGCAAACCCCATTTACTCCAATCTGTAATTTGCTTTGAGCCAAACATATTCCAAACTCTCTTGAAATTTGGGATCTACAACAATTTAAATAAAAACATATAAGGCTAGAAAAACTGTTAAGCTAAGAGGAAGAAATGCAGAGAAAAAGACTTTGTGCGCAATACATACAAAAACACTCATCAGAATGTTCAACTCATTTTTCAAAAAAGGGTCATCCTGGCCATAAGCTGAATGTGATAGGAGCTAGGGTTTTACCCGGTCTAGGGCGTAGTCtgtaggggaaggagggaggagggcgacggctggtgcgcggcggccggcggcgtggcGCCGTCCTTGCGGcaagtgcggcggcggcgaaggcaggaggcggctagggtttagggtttctGGCTCCTCAGGGAGCGGGGCAATAGAATTGTCTTATTTCTTAATTCTAAAAAGAGCCTTACACCTTGTTTATATGACCATGACGTGAAGTAAAACTAAAATAACTTGTGGGCTAAGCCTGCCTGGTGGGCCTCCCATGGCCATAGGTTTGCCCgatcataacatctctccccgcctgcgcaaatagctcgtcctcgagctggaagTCTAGGTAGTGTTGGCGGAACTCCTCATGCtgctcccaagtggcttcctccacCGGAAGTTCAGCCCACTGAATCAACACGTACCATGCTCCGCGATGGAAGAAGACGCCCGTCGGTAGTTGGAGGAAGCGCGGGAGGAGCCACAGGTGGCTCCCCACGGAAAAGCTTGAGCAGCcccacatggaagacatcgtggatgcGCGCACCCGCCGGAAACTGAAGGCGGTAAGCCACCTTCCCGATGCGCTCCAGGACAGCAAAGGGCCCGGCATAGCGAGGACCAAGCTTCTGCTTCACGCGTGGGTCCAGTGACTACATAGAGCAATGAAGAAGACGCAGCCACACCCAATCACCCACCGCGAACAACGCCTCGCAAT
Above is a window of Triticum dicoccoides isolate Atlit2015 ecotype Zavitan chromosome 5B, WEW_v2.0, whole genome shotgun sequence DNA encoding:
- the LOC119308343 gene encoding uncharacterized protein LOC119308343 translates to MGGDGSREFKPDHDEDASASSKMKVVRDASKDLKRKAIVAAPPVAKMAKPSKDFSRKTMKISAVTRTQLNVPFGDTDRVVCCTIVSTTHSAGFCVGAGLFDLAEHRRFRVADHYVKDTVLVAFDDAFDVLLVAGYDYSVGPEALMTVSRVSKLEPYVPDWDGYFQSRTIIASAPGDVAVDEDE